The proteins below are encoded in one region of Lactuca sativa cultivar Salinas chromosome 3, Lsat_Salinas_v11, whole genome shotgun sequence:
- the LOC111896248 gene encoding uncharacterized protein At5g65660 yields the protein MEVVLRLVESPTPPYYEPPQHHSDSSRPTLGFPLGTALLLIIIFSLSGFFSCCYHWDKLRHLRGSMAEAEADSDDSPSKPNPTFAEKDKVEKQSLPVIMPGDRIAKFIALPCPCKPPREEKITVEVVTEPPVKPPHIVIPMN from the exons ATGGAAGTTGTACTCAGACTGGTGGAGAGTCCTACTCCTCCCTACTACGAACCACCGCAACACCATTCCGATTCATCTCGTCCGACGTTAGGGTTTCCTCTCGGCACCGCCTTACTGTTAATCATCATCTTCAGCCTCAGCGGTTTCTTCTCATGTTGTTACCATTGGGACAAGCTCCGCCATCTCCGAGGATCGATGGCCGAAGCCGAAGCTGATTCCGATGACTCTCCTTCCAAACCAAATCCTACATTCGCG GAAAAGGATAAAGTAGAGAAACAGAGTTTACCGGTGATAATGCCGGGAGATCGGATCGCGAAGTTTATTGCATTGCCGTGTCCGTGTAAACCGCCGCGAGAAGAGAAAATCACGGTGGAAGTGGTTACGGAACCACCGGTGAAACCACCGCATATTGTTATTCCGATGAATTAA